TTAGCAAACATCTAATCATGTGGAAATAAACAGAAGATATAATAATCTAATGAAAAGAACATAGGTGCAGCTCCATGTGGTTCAGTTTGCTCTTTCTCTGGACAGGTGATACCGTGATAATGCATTCTCAGAGAGGAAAAGAACCATATATTCAAAATATGTATGGACTCGGACTGCATTGTGAGAAAAAAACATCGGCAGACGATGATTCATATATGAAACATCCCAATCAAAGAAATGGAGGTTGAACGATGAAAGGAGGCACATAAGTACAGTGCTTAACGAACAAACCTTGGTTCCATTTATAGGCAGCGACTGAACCTATGAAAGAGCATTTACAAGATCAGTTATTAGGACATAAACACAAACAAGGTGACTGTCGCCAACAAAGTCTTCGTATCACACGATCGCTGAACATATAATGgacaaaaaccaaagaaaaaccacAGCATGCACATAATGATTCATCTCCGAAACATCCCAGATTCAGATAACATGTGTATCATCAACAAGGACAACATCAAAATGCCACTTGCAGGATTAGTACCACCAAACCAACCGCGTCAATCAAAGGAGGAAATAGCCGCAAATCCTAGCAAGAATGCAAATCACTTCCACTTTCAGTACCCCTCTCTTGACACAGCAGACTATCCAAGGCAATTGAATTAACAAATTGTGTGCTAATGCACATGGCTTGTCGTTGATGGGTCTCCAGACCGTGGCGCAGGTGCAGCGACCTtctgcttcttgagcggaggagcaTTGTCTCCAGGCACCACTTCGACATCCCAGGCATTGGTCGGCGAAGAAGTGGACGACTGGCCCCAAACGACCTGCACAAAGATTCAGATTTAGACCCAAATTGCAATGCAATGCAACTCAATCTCCCAAATCAATCTATGCTCACGATACATACCTCCAAGCTTCGCCATCCGGAGATTGGCTGGTGGACAGCAGTGATCACGCCCGTTGCCGGCTGGGGGATTTCATCGGCGATGGGGTGTAACTGAAGCTTCCTCGCCCGCACTTGCATGCCGGTCTCCCAATTGACGCCCAAAGCCCGGTCCAGCTCCCACCGCGGCACCACGAAAAGCCCTGTTTCCTTGTGTGGGTAGTAGGTCACTTGGAATTGCCCTTGTCCAGCGggggcggctgcggctgcggctgcggctgcttCATTGATTTCTTCCTGCAGAACCAGCGGCGGCGCCAAGAGGCGGTCTTTCTCTGCTTCGGGCGTGTCCAAGGAGCTACGTAGCTCAATGAAGAAGGCACCATCCTCGACCCGGCGCAGCAGAAAGAGGGGGTTCCGTGACTTGGCTCTCTTTGCTGCCACGAAATTGGCCCAGTCGCCGCGGAGGAAGTGCATCTGCCGACCACCTTTGTATACGTGGGTGAAGTTCCAGGTTCTGGACTTGATATCGAACATCACCAGGTCCTGCTCTTGCTGGTTGACGCCAAAGGCGGGGAAGATAGATGCAGTTGCCTTGCGGACCATCAATCTTGGCTCTTTGACATCCGAGTTGGTCAACTCCTTGAAGGCGTAGCGGAACAGGTCCCCGGCGGGAGCGGGCGCACCGCCTTGGGGTTCGTCGGGAGCGGGGGAGAGGATGATGCTGGCGTACGGAGCGTGAGCGACGGTGCGAACCTCGACGGAGATGATTGTGCAGGAGGCGTAAGGATTGGTGGGGTCGGCGGCCGGCGGAGCGCCGAGGCGGTCGGCCCACTGCTCGTGGTGGCCGCGGGAGAAGTAGCACACGCGGGttccggcggcggggaggcgcgagAGATCGACGGCGGCATACATCCAGGCGTCGTCTTTTAGGGCTGGGAGCGggtcgccgttgccgccgccgaggccgccgAGGAGAAGCGACATCCTTGCTTGATTGGCGGCGCGGGCTCCTGGCTGGGTGGGTGGGAGTGGGATTGGACTTGGAGAAGGGGCTGGCCAGCGACGGGACGTCTTTTTGACGCAGAGCtcgcccgactgggccggcccattcaggCTGAACCGGTGGTGATACATACTGGGCTGGCCCAGCAAACGGCTGACTCGTAAAATGGAAGCATGCAGCAATTTGGGAGAGTTTGTGCTTACCACTGTttgcattttatgaagaggaaCAGGTCGAAGAGCAACAGTTatgagtaatgctacacgtacaaacgaGTTACAAGCTTTTACAAAGAAATTTGATTGGTCAATAGGTGGGGAGGCGGCCCACctcacctgaaaatcaggggggcaagtTTGTGATTGGTTAGTAGATGGAAAAAATCCTAGTCAGCATGTAATTGCGTGTAACTCTTTGTATATTTAGCATTATCGAACAGTTATTGTGCGTTGAAActtgacatgatgaaggcatatgatcgATTAGAATGGCCATATTTGCGGGCCATCATGTTAAAGCTGGGGTTTGCACACACCTGGGTGGGGACAGTTATGTCCATGGTCTCTTCTGTTTCGTTCCCGGTGCTTTTTAATGGAGAAAAACTAGAGAGTTTCGAACCATCTAGAGGAATTCGGCAGGGAGACCCTATCTCCCCTTACCTTTttttgattgcagcagagggcctctCGTGCCTCCTGAAATCCAGTTCTCAGTCGTCTCTGTTagcaggtactccctccgtccgaaaatacttgtcatgaaaatggacaaaaagggatgtatctagaattaaaatacatctagatacatccccttttattcattttgatgacaagtatttccggacggagggggtATCAAGGTGGCACCCACAGCGCCGCCGGTGAATcaccttttgtttgcagatgacagtCCGTTGCTTTCCAAGTCAAGTGTGGAGGAGCAAAACATGTGGCAAAACCTACTGGATATCTACTGCCAAGCGTCTGGACAGCGGATAAATCATGCAAAGTCTTCTATTTTTTTCAGCAAAGGGTGCCCCTCAGAACTTGAGAAGCAATGTGAAAAACAAGCTCCAAGTGCAAAATGAATCACTCAATGATAGGTATCTAGGGATGCCTACGGATGTGGGGCATTCAAAAAATGGCACCTTCAAATATTTGTGTGATAGAGTTTGGGAGAAAGTTAAAGGATGCATGGATGGCGAAGCTTTTGTGGTCAGTAGGGAAGGAGGTACTTATCAAATCAGTGGCTCAAGCTATACCGGTATATTCTATGTCTTGTTTCAGATTGCCGAGGGGCTTGTGTGAGAGCATCTCCTCTCTGATTCGACAATTTTGGTGGGGAAGCAAGAGGGGAGGGAGAAAGCCAGCATGGGTGGCCTGGGATGTGATGACTATGCCCAAACATTTGGGGGGACCCAGTTTCCGTCATCTGGAGCTCTTTAACTTAGCACTTCTGGCTAGGCAAGCATGGAGGATTTTGAACGACGAAGAATCTCTAAGTGCAAGAATCCTAAAAGCCGTATACTTTCCTGATCGGTCCCTTCTCGAGGCGGAGCTTGGATCCCACCCGTCACAGATATGGAGGGCCATCTTGGATGGGAAGGAGGTATTGCTGCAAGGAATTATAAGGAGGATTGGGAATGGGGAGACCACCATGATTTGGGATCATAATTGGATACCCAGAGATAGCTTCAAACGACCAATTTGCTCTTTAGTACAGAATCCGCCCCAGCTTGTGGCGGACTTAATTGacaccatggctactgcatggagAGAAGACATGGTCAGGTCGATCTTCACACGTTTTGACGCCCAAGAGATTCTCAAGATCCCTGTTTGATTGAGACGGATCAACGACTTCTGGGCATGGCATGAAAACCCCAGGGGTTTATTTATTGTGGCTTCAACATACAGAATGTTGATTAGAACAAAGTCAAGCCGGGAAAACTATATTGATCAGAGGGAGGGTTCTTCTAACGTTATGTCCCAGAGCAAGGAGTGGAGCTCAATATGGAAAGCACCAGTCCCACCTAAGGTGTGTATGTTCCTTTGGAGATTGGCACGGCACTCTATTCCGTCAGCTGAAGTTCTGCACCGGTGCAACATGTCAACTTCGACTGCGTGTATCTTATGTGGACAGCGGGATACATGGAAACATGCCCTATTACACTGCCCAATGTCTAGAAGCACCTGGGCTCTATCTTCAGAAGAGATTCTTGATCAGTTTAGCATTATTCATGAGGATGGAACGAAGAAGTGGTTGTTCACTATGCAGGAGGCTTTGAGTGAAGATTTTGTACGTCTAGCAGTGAGTTTGTGGGCCATCTGAAAGGTGAGAAGGAAAGCAACCTATGAAAAGCCCGCAAGCCATTCATGGATTCATATCTTCTCAACTAGCCGATCTTCAGGTTATAAAGCGAGTCACGGAAGAACCTTCTGTTCCAGCTCCACACCCCAGTCAGTGGATTGCACCGCCGGTGGGGGTAGCGAAAGTAAATACAGATCAGTTGTTGGGCGGTCGGGCCGGTATGGAGTTGTGGGTGCAATCAGTAGGGATCACACTGGTACATTTCTTGGGGCATCGGCAGTTGTCTTTGGAACGATAGGAGACCCAGCTACTCTTAAGGCGATGGCGGTCAGAGAAACACTGGACCTCTACGATGATCTACAACTACAAACTATCCATATTGCATATGATTGTCGAGGGGTAGTGGAGGAGATACGTACTGGGAGTGGAGCAGCTCATGGTGCAATTATACAGGAGATCTTTCGCACCAGCATGATTTTAATTCTTGTACTATtgctcatgaatttaggagctcaaacTATGAAGCTCATAATCTAGCGAAGTTATCATTAACACTTGGGGTTGGTCGCCATATTTGGTTAGACCATCTTCacggtattgaaggaaatatgccctagaggcaataataaagttattatttatttccttatttcattataaatatttattattcatgctagaattgtattaaccagaaatataatacatgtgtgaacacatagacaaacagagtgtcactagtatgcctctacttgattagatcattgatcaaagatggttatgtttcctaaccatagacatgagttgtcatttgataaatgggttcacatcattaggagaatgatgtgattgacttcacccattccgttagcttagcacttgatcgttttaatttactgctattgctttcttcgtgacttatacatgttcctatgactatgagattatgcaactctcgattaccggaggaacactttgtgtgctaccaaacgtcacaacgtaactgggtgattataaaggtgctctacaggtgtctccgaaggtacttgttgagttggcatagatcgagattaggatttgtcactccaattgtcgaagaggtatctctgggccctctcggtaatgcacggcactataagccttgcaagcattgtaactaatgagttagttgcggggtgatgcattacggaatgagtaaagagacttgccaataacgagattgaactaggtattgagatactgacgatcgaatctcgggcaagtaacatactgatgacaaagggaacaacgtatgttgttatgcggtttgactgataaagatcttcatagaatatgtgggagccaatatgagcatccaggttccgctattggttattgaccggagacgtgtctcggtcatgtctatatagttcttgaaccggtagggtccgcacgcttaaagtttggtgatgagcggtattatgagttttgtgttttgatgtaccgaaggtagttcggagttccggatatgatcacggacatgacgaggagtctgcaaatggtcgagacgtaaagatcgatatattggacgactatgttcagacaccggaagtgtttcaggaggtttcggacatataccggagtacctgtgggttaccggaacccccgagggagtatattgggcctaatgggccctagtgggagaagaggaggggcggccagggcagccacgcgccccctccccctctagtccgaattggacaaggagggggttggtgcccccctttccttctctccttctctcccttccttctcctctcctactcctgcTTGGAAGGAGgtagtcctactcccgatgggagtaggactcatcATGGGGCGCGACCATAGGAGGCCgccccccctcctccactcttttatatacggggaggggggcaccccttggagacacaacaattgatcattgatctcttagccgcgtgcggtgccccccccccataATCCatctcggtaatatcgtagcagtgcttaggcgaagccctgcatcggtagcattatcatcaccgtcatcacgccgtcgtgctgacgaaactctccggcgaagctctactggatcgtgagtttgcgggacgtctcctagctgaacgtgtgcagaacacgaaggtgtcgtacgttcggtactgaggatcggtcgatcatgaagacatacgactacatcaatcgcgttgtcataacgcttccgctatcggtctacgagggtacgtggacacagtctcccctatcgttgctatgcatcaccatgatcttgcgtgtgcgtagaattttttttaattactacgttccccaacagtgtcatccgagccaggcttatgcgtagatgttatatgcatgagtagaacacaagtgagttgtgcgtgatacaagtcatactgcttaccagcatgtcatactttggttcggcggtattgttggatgaagcggcccggaccgacattacgcgtacgcttacgcgagactggttctaccgacgtgctttgcacacaggtggctggcgggtgtcagttttcccaactttagttgaaccgggtgtgactacgcccggtccttgttgaaggttaaaacaacactaacttgacgaactatcattgtggttttgatgcgtaggtaagaacggttcttgctcagcccgtagcagccacgtaaaacttgcaacaacaaagtagaggacgtctaacttgtttttgcagggcatgttgtgatgtgatatggtcaaggcatgatgctatattttattgtatgatatgatcatgttttgtaacggagttatcggcaactggcaggagccatatggttgtcgctttattgtatgaaatgcaatcaccctataattgctttactttatcactaagcggtagcgatagtcgtagaagcaatagttggcgagacgacaacgatgctacgatggagatcaaggtgtcacgccggtgacgatggtgatcatgatggtgctttggagatggagatcaaaggcacacgatgatgatggccatatcgtatcacttatattgattgcatgtgatgtttatcctttatgcatcttattctgcttgattgacggtagcattataagatgatctcacactaaatttcaaggtagaagtgttccccctgattatgcaccgttgccaaagttcgtcNNNNNNNNNNNNNNNNNNNNNNNNNNNNNNNNNNNNNNNNNNNNNNNNNNNNNNNNNNNNNNNNNNNNNNNNNNNNNNNNNNNNNNNNNNNNNNNNNNNNNNNNNNNNNNNNNNNNNNNNNNNNNNNNNNNNNNNNNNNNNNNNNNNNNNNNNNNNNNNNNNNNNNNNNNNNNNNNNNNNNNNNNNNNNNNNNNNNNNNNNNNNNNNNNNNNNNNNNNNNNNNNNNNNNNNNNNNNNNNNNNNNNNNNNNNNNNNNNNNNNNNNNNNNNNNNNNNNNNNNNNNNNNNNNNNNNNNNNNNNNNNNNNNNNNNNNNNNNNNNNNNNNNNNNNNNNNNNNNNNNNNNNNNNNNNNNNNNNNNNNNNNNNNNNNNNNNNNNNNNNNNNNNNNNNNNNNNNNNNNNNNNNNNNNNNNNNNNNNNNNNNNNNNNNNNNNNNNNNNNNNNNNNNNNNNNNNNNNNNNNNNNNNNNNNNNNNNNNNNNNNNNNNNNNNNNNNNNNNNNNNNNNNNNNNNNNNNNNNNNNNNNNNNNNNNNNNNNNNNNNNNNNNNNNNNNNNNNNNNNNNNNNNNNNNNNNNNNNNNNNNNNNNNNNNNNNNNNNNNNNNNNNNNNNNNNNNNNNNNNNNNNNNNNNNNNNNNNNNNNNNNNNNNNNNNNNNNNNNNNNNNNNNNNNNNNNNNNNNNNNNNNNNNNNNNNNNNNNNNNNNNNNNNNNNNNNNNNNNNNNNNNNNNNNNNNNNNNNNNNNNNNNNNNNNNNNNNNNNNNNNNNNNNNNNNNNNNNNNNNNNNNNNNNNNNNNNNNNNNNNNNNNNNNNNNNNNNNNNNNNNNNNNNNNNNNNNNNNNNNNNNNNNNNNNNNNNNNNNNNNNNNNNNNNNNNNNNNNNNNNNNNNNNNNNNNNNNNNNNNNNNNNNNNNNNNNNNNNNNNNNNNNNNNNNNNNNNNNNNNNNNNNNNNNNNNNNNNNNNNNNNNNNNNNNNNNNNNNNNNNNNNNNNNNNNNNNNNNNNNNNNNNNNNNNNNNNNNNNNNNNNNNNNNNNNNNNNNNNNNNNNNNNNNNNNNNNNNNNNNNNNNNNNNNNNNNNNNNNNNNNNNNNNNNNNNNNNNNNNNNNNNNNNNNNNNNNNNNNNNNNNNNNNNNNNNNNNNNNNNNNNNNNNNNNNNNNNNNNNNNNNNNNNNNNNNNNNNNNNNNNNNNNNNNNNNNNNNNNNNNNNNNNNNNNNNNNNNNNNNNNNNNNNNNNNNNNNNNNNNNNNNNNNNNNNNNNNNNNNNNNNNNNNNNNNNNNNNNNNNNNNNNNNNNNNNNNNNNNNNNNNNNNNNNNNNNNNNNNNNNNNNNNNNNNNNNNNNNNNNNNNNNNNNNNNNNNNNNNNNNNNNNNNNNNNNNNNNNNNNNNNNNNNNNNNNNNNNNNNNNNNNNNNNNNNNNNNNNNNNNNNNNNNNNNNNNNNNNNNNNNNNNNNNNNNNNNNNNNNNNNNNNNNNNNNNNNNNNNNNNNNNNNNNNNNNNNNNNNNNNNNNNNNNNNNNNNNNNNNNNNNNNNNNNNNNNNNNNNNNNNNNNNNNNNNNNNNNNNNNNNNNNNNNNNNNNNNNNNNNNNNNNNNNNNNNNNNNNNNNNNNNNNNNNNNNNNNNNNNNNNNNNNNNNNNNNNNNNNNNNNNNNNNNNNNNNNNNNNNNNNNNNNNNNNNNNNNNNNNNNNNNNNNNNNNNNNNNNNNNNNNNNNNNNNNNNNNNNNNNNNNNNNNNNNNNNNNNNNNNNNNNNNNNNNNNNNNNNNNNNNNNNNNNNNNNNNNNNNNNNNNNNNNNNNNNNNNNNNNNNNNNNNNNNNNNNNNNNNNNNNNNNNNNNNNNNNNNNNNNNNNNNNNNNNNNNNNNNNNNNNNNNNNNNNNNNNNNNNNNNNNNNNNNNNNNNNNNNNNNNNNNNNNNNNNNNNNNNNNNNNNNNNNNNNNNNNNNNNNNNNNNNNNNNNNNNNNNNNNNNNNNNNNNNNNNNNNNNNNNNNNNNNNNNNNNNNNNNNNNNNNNNNNNNNNNNNNNNNNNNNNNNNNNNNNNNNNNNNNNNNNNNNNNNNNNNNNNNNNNNNNNNNNNNNNNNNNNNNNNNNNNNNNNNNNNNNNNNNNNNNNNNNNNNNNNNNNNNNNNNNNNNNNNNNNNNNNNNNNNNNNNNNNNNNNNNNNNNNNNNNNNNNNNNNNNNNNNNNNNNNNNNNNNNNNNNNNNNNNNNNNNNNNNNNNNNNNNNNNNNNNNNNNNNNNNNNNNNNNNNNNNNNNNNNNNNNNNNNNNNNNNNNNNNNNNNNNNNNNNNNNNNNNNNNNNNNNNNNNNNNNNNNNNNNNNNNNNNNNNNNNNNNNNNNNNNNNNNNNNNNNNNNNNNNNNNNNNNNNNNNNNNNNNNNNNNNNNNNNNNNNNNNNNNNNNNNNNNNNNNNNNNNNNNNNNNNNNNNNNNNNNNNNNNNNNNNNNNNNNNNNNNNNNNNNNNNNNNNNNNNNNNNNNNNNNNNNNNNNNNNNNNNNNNNNNNNNNNNNNNNNNNNNNNNNNNNNNNNNNNNNNNNNNNNNNNNNNNNNNNNNNNNNNNNNNNNNNNNNNNNNNNNNNNNNNNNNNNNNNNNNNNNNNNNNNNNNNNNNNNNNNNNNNNNNNNNNNNNNNNNNNNNNNNNNNNNNNNNNNNNNNNNNNNNNNNNNNNNNNNNNNNNNNNNNNNNNNNNNNNNNNNNNNNNNNNNNNNNNNNNNNNNNNNNNNNNNNNNNNNNNNNNNNNNNNNNNNNNNNNNNNNNNNNNNNNNNNNNNNNNNNNNNNNNNNNNNNNNNNNNNNNNNNNNNNNNNNNNNNNNNNNNNNNNNNNNNNNNNNNNNNNNNNNNNNNNNNNNNNNNNNNNNNNNNNNNNNNNNNNNNNNNNNNNNNNNNNNNNNNNNNNNNNNNNNNNNNNNNNNNNNNNNNNNNNNNNNNNNNNNNNNNNNNNNNNNNNNNNNNNNNNNNNNNNNNNNNNNNNNNNNNNNNNNNNNNNNNNNNNNNNNNNNNNNNNNNNNNNNNNNNNNNNNNNNNNNNNNNNNNNNNNNNNNNNNNNNNNNNNNNNNNNNNNNNNNNNNNNNNNNNNNNNNNNNNNNNNNNNNNNNNNNNNNNNNNNNNNNNNNNNNNNNNNNNNNNNNNNNNNNNNNNNNNNNNNNNNNNNNNNNNNNNNNNNNNNNNNNNNNNNNNNNNNNNNNNNNNNNNNNNNNNNNNNNNNNNNNNNNNNNNNNNNNNNNNNNNNNNNNNNNNNNNNNNNNNNNNNNNNNNNNNNNNNNNNNNNNNNNNNNNNNNNNNNNNNNNNNNNNNNNNNNNNNNNNNNNNNNNNNNNNNNNNNNNNNNNNNNNNNNNNNNNNNNNNNNNNNNNNNNNNNNNNNNNNNNNNNNNNNNNNNNNNNNNNNNNNNNNNNNNNNNNNNNNNNNNNNNNNNNNNNNNNNNNNNNNNNNNNNNNNNNNNNNNNNNNNNNNNNNNNNNNNNNNNNNNNNNNNNNNNNNNNNNNNNNNNNNNNNNNNNNNNNNNNNNNNNNNNNNNNNNNNNNNNNNNNNNNNNNNNNNNNNNNNNNNNNNNNNNNNNNNNNNNNNNNNNNNNNNNNNNNNNNNNNNNNNNNNNNNNNNNNNNNNNNNNNNNNNNNNNNNNNNNNNNNNNNNNNNNNNNNNNNNNNNNNNNNNNNNNNNNNNNNN
The sequence above is drawn from the Triticum aestivum cultivar Chinese Spring chromosome 7A, IWGSC CS RefSeq v2.1, whole genome shotgun sequence genome and encodes:
- the LOC123154576 gene encoding auxin response factor 13-like gives rise to the protein MSLLLGGLGGGNGDPLPALKDDAWMYAAVDLSRLPAAGTRVCYFSRGHHEQWADRLGAPPAADPTNPYASCTIISVEVRTVAHAPYASIILSPAPDEPQGGAPAPAGDLFRYAFKELTNSDVKEPRLMVRKATASIFPAFGVNQQEQDLVMFDIKSRTWNFTHVYKGGRQMHFLRGDWANFVAAKRAKSRNPLFLLRRVEDGAFFIELRSSLDTPEAEKDRLLAPPLVLQEEINEAAAAAAAAAPAGQGQFQVTYYPHKETGLFVVPRWELDRALGVNWETGMQVRARKLQLHPIADEIPQPATGVITAVHQPISGWRSLEVVWGQSSTSSPTNAWDVEVVPGDNAPPLKKQKVAAPAPRSGDPSTTSHVH